From the genome of Glycine max cultivar Williams 82 chromosome 2, Glycine_max_v4.0, whole genome shotgun sequence, one region includes:
- the LOC100811587 gene encoding RNA-dependent RNA polymerase 1 has protein sequence MGKTIELYGFPTSVNVSDVKTFVEQYTGEGTVFAIKLRHGKGRVPRAFAIIQFTTANSATSMMSRANNILRTLRYGTSYLKAREMERDIVPRPRVFLHSLDDVKLSFGCQISKGRFSVLWKKQDVIVNFGSGMRKMHFLFSHNNVQYKLELSYENIWKIELHRPRNETTRYLLIQLLGAPRVFENDVPTSTNIFDDPLFNFFKDAPDEQWIRAIDFTPESRIGQSSAICLELPNGRQLPNFRENFAYYEESERQYTLQTGVPFSQNWGLVPIVAPPLGVKISYDILFKVNSLVQHACLAGPALDGDFYRLVDPRRMPREFIEYALEKIYYSKEFCYEPTKWLTDQYKTYLESKNHPRSPAISLDTGLVYVRRVQITPCKVYFCGPEMNVSNRVLRHFREHIDNFLRVSFVDEELDKLFSTDLSSRSQNKKTEIYTRILSILKNGIVVGDKKFEFLAFSSSQLRENSLWMFAPTETGCTAAYIRKWMGNFSQIRNVAKYAARLGQSFGSSTETLSVHRDEVEIIPDVKKLTYDGNEYVFSDGIGKISLEFAQKVAKKCGYDCTPSAFQIRYGGYKGVVAVDPKSCYKLSLRKSMRKYDSDNTKLDVLARSKFQPCYLNRQLISLLSTLGIKDDVFEKKQRETVNQLNTILTDSLKAQEVLDLMSAGEITNVLKEMLICGYKPNEEPFLSMMLQTFRASKLLELRLKSRIFIPKGRAMMGCLDETRTLEYGQVFVQFSNNRLQNLSDDFFSYDLPKNYMVKGKVVVAKNPCLHPGDVRVLQAVDVPDLYHMVDCVVFPQKGPRPHPNECSGSDLDGDIYFVCWDHELIPSRPIDPMDYTAPATVELDHDVMIEEVEEYFANYIVNDSLGIIANAHTVFADKEHLKAMSDQCVKLARLFSTAVDFPKTGVPAVIPPELHVKEYPDFMEKPDKPTYKSHNVIGKLFREVKEISTSAGSITSFTKLVARDSYDHEMEVDGFMDYVDDAFYHKTNYDYKLGNLMDYYGIKTEAEILGGNIMKMSKSFNKRRDAEAINMAVRSLRKEARAWFNENSSGDVDSGSSDVYAKASAWYHVTYHPSYWGCYNEGMNRDHYLSFSWCVYPLLVQIKKEKLSIRRSSLEYSFSGLRLS, from the exons ATGGGAAAAACAATTGAGTTGTATGGATTCCCTACATCTGTGAATGTGTCTGATGTAAAGACATTTGTAGAGCAGTATACTGGTGAAGGAACTGTGTTCGCCATTAAATTAAGACATGGAAAAGGTCGGGTTCCAAGAGCATTTGCAATTATTCAATTCACCACCGCAAATTCTGCTACATCTATGATGTCCAGAGCTAACAACATTTTGAGAACATTGCGGTATGGGACCTCCTATTTAAAAGCTCGGGAAATGGAAAGAGATATTGTGCCAAGGCCAAGGGTGTTTTTGCATAGTTTGGATGATGTGAAACTGTCTTTTGGCTGTCAGATCTCAAAGGGAAGATTCTCTGTTTTATGGAAAAAGCAGGatgttattgtaaattttggGAGTGGAATGAGAAAGATGCATTTCTTATTTTCCCACAACAATGTGCAATACAAACTTGAGCTTTCATATGAGAACATTTGGAAGATTGAGCTGCATCGGCCACGGAATGAGACTACACGTTATCTGTTGATTCAG TTACTTGGTGCTCCCCGGGTTTTTGAGAACGATGTACCTACATCAACAAATATCTTTGATGATCCTTTGTTCAACTTCTTCAAAGATGCCCCTGATGAGCAATGGATCCGAGCAATTGATTTCACTCCAGAAAGTCGTATTGGGCAGTCCTCCGCCATATGTCTGGAGCTTCCTAATGGCCGACAACTTCCAAATTTCAGGGAAAACTTTGCTTATTATGAGGAAAGTGAGAGGCAATACACTTTACAGACAGGAGTTCCCTTTTCTCAAAATTGGGGTCTTGTCCCCATTGTTGCTCCTCCTCTAGGTGTTAAAATATCATATGACATCTTGTTTAAAGTCAATTCATTGGTTCAACATGCATGTCTTGCAGGACCTGCACTTGATGGTGACTTCTATCGCTTGGTTGATCCACGTAGAATGCCCCGTGAATTTATTGAATATGCTTTAGAAAAGATTTACTATTCAAAGGAATTTTGTTATGAACCCACAAAGTGGCTGACTGATCAGTACAAAACATACCTTGAGTCAAAAAATCATCCTCGGTCACCTGCAATATCCTTGGATACAGGGTTGGTATACGTTCGCAGGGTTCAGATCACGCCTTGCAAAGTATACTTTTGTGGTCCAGAGATGAATGTCTCAAATCGTGTTCTCCGTCATTTCCGTGAACATATTGATAACTTTCTACGTGTTTCATTTGTTGATGAAGAATTGGATAAACTGTTTTCAACTGATTTATCATCACGTTCACAGAACAAGAAAACTGAGATATACACCAGAATTCTTTCCATCCTTAAGAATGGCATAGTTGTTGGTGATAAGAAGTTTGAATTTCTAGCATTCTCATCAAGTCAGTTGCGGGAAAACTCTCTCTGGATGTTTGCTCCTACAGAAACTGGATGTACTGCTGCTTACATAAGGAAATGGATGGGAAATTTTAGCCAGATTAGGAATGTTGCTAAATATGCTGCTAGGCTGGGGCAATCTTTTGGTTCATCTACTGAAACTCTAAGTGTCCATAGGGATGAAGTTGAAATTATTCCTGATGTGAAGAAGCTTACATATGATGGAAACGAATATGTCTTCTCTGATGGAATTGGGAAAATATCTCTTGAATTTGCCCAGAAAGTGGCTAAAAAATGTGGTTATGATTGCACTCCATCTGCCTTTCAGATTCGATATGGTGGGTACAAAGGAGTTGTGGCTGTTGACCCTAAATCATGCTACAAGTTATCACTGAGGAAGAGCATGCGGAAGTATGATTCAGATAACACAAAGTTAGATGTTTTGGCCCGTAGTAAGTTTCAGCCATGTTATCTGAATCGGCAGTTAATTTCTCTCTTATCCACTCTTGGTATCAAGGATgatgtttttgagaaaaaacaaagagaaactGTTAATCAACTGAACACTATACTAACAGATTCATTAAAGGCTCAGGAAGTTCTGGACTTAATGTCTGCTGGAGAGATCACTAATGTTCTGAAGGAGATGCTCATTTGTGGATACAAGCCTAATGAAGAACCATTCCTTTCAATGATGCTTCAAACATTTAGGGCATCAAAACTTTTGGAATTGCGACTTAAATCTAGGATCTTTATTCCAAAAGGAAGAGCAATGATGGGATGTCTAGATGAAACTAGAACCCTAGAATATGGTCAAGTATTTGTTCAGTTCTCTAACAATAGGCTGCAGAATCTAtctgatgattttttttcatatgatttGCCAAAGAATTATATGGTTAAAGGTAAGGTAGTTGTAGCAAAAAACCCCTGCTTGCACCCAGGTGATGTGCGTGTTTTACAAGCTGTGGATGTGCCAGATTTGTACCACATGGTGGACTGTGTTGTTTTCCCTCAAAAAGGACCAAG aCCTCATCCAAATGAGTGTTCGGGAAGTGATCTGGATGGAGATATCTACTTTGTTTGTTGGGACCATGAATTGATTCCTTCTCGCCCAATTGATCCAATGGACTATACTGCTCCTGCAACTGTGGAATTGGATCATGATGTGATGATCGAG GAGGTTGAGGAGTATTTTGCCAATTACATAGTCAATGACAGTCTGGGAATAATTGCCAATGCACACACTGTCTTTGCAGATAAAGAACATTTGAAAGCAATGTCTGATCAATGTGTTAAGCTTGCAAGGTTGTTTTCAACAGCAGTTGACTTTCCTAAAACTGGTGTTCCAGCTGTTATACCTCCTGAACTTCATGTCAAAGAATATCCTGACTTCATGGAGAAGCCTGACAAACCCACATACAAATCGCATAACGTGATAGGAAAGCTCTTTAGGGAAGTGAAAGAAATATCAACAAGTGCCGGCTCAATTACATCCTTCACAAAGTTGGTTGCGAGAGACTCTTACGACCATGAAATGGAAGTTGATGGCTTCATGGATTATGTTGATGATGCTTTCTATCACAAAACCAATTATGACTACAAGTTGGGAAATCTGATGGACTACTATGGGATCAAAACTGAAGCTGAAATCCTCGGTGGGAATATTATGAAAATGTCAAAATCTTTCAACAAAAGGAGGGATGCAGAAGCAATCAATATGGCTGTGAGGTCCCTAAGGAAAGAGGCCAGGGCCTGGTTCAATGAAAACAGCAGTGGTGATGTAGATTCAGGGAGTAGTGATGTGTATGCAAAAGCTTCTGCTTGGTACCATGTTACTTATCATCCAAGTTACTGGGGTTGCTATAATGAAGGCATGAATAGGGATCATTATCTAAGTTTCTCATGGTGTGTTTACCCTCTTCTTGTCCAAATCAAGAAAGAGAAACTCAGCATTAGAAGGTCCTCTTTGGAATACAGTTTCAGTGGGTTGCGTTTGAGTTGA
- the LOC100817658 gene encoding cyclin-SDS, which produces MASRSRKSKRKLEPEPHPLVITKKLRQKLPRRRRQNISPVLLVGISAQNPRFSVDSSSVSDFAVGEASCNSSRASVAGKGNINSRNEFSTDSTRNRRFEKRNENEVEVSESSCVDSASFASERNRSLILKFKREDKNLNENDDVSEACTKSEITTVLKFKSGSETKNAKEDDDVWCAKSEITCSEEQFNSNSKSSGNGNGNIKVSSDSNANDFVSFSSGVRASSFHEEANRNKENTKNRASESEYSEVSRSLHVEENCADLIAQSMTKEDSDVYDVVADLACSEDLRFSYCNDDDDDNESEYCSSQGTVLSEFHSELFGECSQNELSDYCPSSLFVDSGSQFSEGSVGETPSPTHLLFLQYSKEFAELVSAPPLKNASNVEDVVNFVRFEDLDDEDSYQMLRKRERRQGYVLNYGDGYFSTTEFGDTVIEQRAQMVHWIIEQSCRRQLRQETLFLGVNLLDRFLSKGYFKAKRNLLIVGIACLTLATRIEENQQYNRVGQKNFYIGSNVYSRSEVVAMEWVVQEVLKFQCFLPTIYNFLWYYLKAANADAVVEKRVKYLAVLALSGHEQLCYWPSTVAAALVILACLEFNQISSHKVIGIHVRSKDENLYECIESLEWVLRFPG; this is translated from the exons ATGGCATCCAGATCGAGAAAATCGAAGCGCAAGCTCGAGCCGGAGCCACATCCGCTCGTCATCACCAAGAAGCTCCGGCAGAAGCTCCCTCGCCGGCGCCGTCAAAACATCTCGCCAGTGCTCCTCGTCGGCATCTCCGCCCAGAATCCTCGTTTCTCCGTCGATTCCAGCTCCGTCTCCGACTTCGCCGTAGGCGAAGCCTCGTGCAACTCCAGCAGAGCCTCCGTCGCCGGCAAGGGAAACATAAACTCGAGAAACGAATTCTCGACCGATTCAACGAGAAATCGGAGATTCGAGAAGCGGAACGAGAACGAAGTTGAGGTGTCGGAGTCTTCGTGCGTTGACTCTGCTTCGTTCGCGAGCGAACGTAACAGAAGCTTGATTCTGAAGTTTAAAAGAGAAGATAAGAATCTAAACGAAAACGACGACGTTTCGGAAGCGTGCACGAAATCTGAGATTACTACTGTTCTGAAGTTCAAAAGCGGAAGCGAGACtaagaatgcaaaagaagaCGACGACGTTTGGTGCGCGAAGTCAGAGATTACTTGTAGCGAGGAACAGTTCAATTCAAACTCAAAGTCCTCCGGTAACGGTAACGGAAACATAAAAGTCTCTTCGGATTCAAACGCAAACGACTTCGTGTCGTTTAGTTCCGGTGTTCGCGCGTCGTCGTTTCATGAGGAAGCGAACAGAAACAAGGAAAACACTAAAAACAGAGCATCGGAATCTGAATACTCTGAAGTTTCTAGAAGCCTCCACGTGGAAGAGAATTGCGCTGATTTAATAGCGCAATCGATGACGAAGGAGGATTCGGATGTATACGACGTCGTTGCGGATCTCGCTTGCTCTGAGGATCTGCGTTTCTCGTACTGcaacgacgacgacgacgacaaCGAATCGGAGTACTGTTCGAGTCAGGGAACCGTGTTATCCGAATTTCATTCCGAGCTTTTCGGCGAATGCTCGCAGAATGAGCTTTCGGATTACTGTCCGTCGTCGCTGTTCGTGGATTCCGGAAGCCAGTTTTCGGAAGGATCCGTCGGAGAAACTCCTTCGCCGACGCATTTGTTGTTCCTTCAGTACAGCAAGGAGTTCGCAGAGCTAGTTTCTGCTCCTCCGTTGAAGAACGCTTCAAACGTTGAAGATGTTGTCAAT TTTGTGAGATTTGAAGATTTGGATGACGAAGACAGCTACCAGATGCTGAGGAAGAGGGAGAGGAGGCAAGGCTATGTGTTGAATTATGGTGATGGATATTTCTCTACCACTGAATTCGGAGACACCGTGATTGAGCAACGTGCGCAAATGGTTCACTGGATCATTGAG CAATCTTGTCGAAGACAGCTTCGGCAAGAGACTCTGTTTCTTGGAGTCAACCTACTTGATCGTTTCCTAAGCAAAGGATACTTCAAAGCCAAAAGAAACCTTCTAATTGTTGGAATAGCTTGCCTCACGTTAGCGACCAGGATCGAAGAAAATCAGCAATACAACAG AGTGGGGCAAAAAAATTTCTACATAGGAAGCAATGTGTACAGTAGAAGCGAGGTGGTAGCTATGGAATGGGTGGTGCAGGAGGTGCTCAAGTTTCAGTGCTTTCTGCCTACCATCTACAATTTCTTGTG GTATTACCTAAAAGCAGCTAATGCTGATGCAGTCGTTGAGAAGAGGGTCAAGTATCTGGCAGTGCTGGCACTGTCAGGTCATGAGCAACTGTGCTACTGGCCTTCAACAGTTGCTGCAGCACTTGTAATCCTGGCTTGTCTTGAATTCAATCAAATTTCATCCCACAAAGTCATAGGG ATTCACGTTAGATCAAAAGATGAGAATTTGTACGAATGCATAGAG AGCCTGGAGTGGGTGTTACGCTTTCCTGGATAG
- the LOC100812665 gene encoding binding partner of ACD11 1-like isoform X1, translated as MSIKTVKVSNISLVTFKKDIEEFFSFSGDIRYIEMQRESGHTQVAYVTFKDTQGADTAVLLTGSKIGDLYVTITPVEKYQLPPEALPSSPTNQSPDAVKKAEDVMSTMLAKGFILGKDAINKAKAFDEHHQLTSNASSTVASIDRKIGLSDKLSFGTAVFNGKVREMDERYQLSEMTKSAMAAAEQKASSAGSAIMSNPYVKSGASWFSSAFTAIAKAAEDVSTMTKEKVEQAVVERNEIIYGERKGTVDEFAKTHLEEASDIGPAVVPVNSDDDRKLATIL; from the exons ATGTCG ATAAAAACAGTTAAGGTTAGCAACATATCATTGGTTACTTTCAAGAAGGACATTGAAGAATTCTTTTCATTCTCAGGTGATATTCGATATATTGAGATGCAAAG GGAAAGTGGTCACACTCAGGTTGCTTATGTTACATTCAAGGATACACAGGGAGCAGACACGGCAGTTCTCTTAACG gGTTCCAAGATAGGTGATCTATATGTCACCATCACACCTGTGGAGAAGTATCAGCTGCCCCCTGAAGCACTTCCCTCAAGTCCA ACAAACCAAAGCCCTGATGCAGTTAAGAAGGCTGAAGATGTAATGAGCACCATGCTTGCTAAGGGTTTCATTTTAGGAAAGGATGCTATCAACAAGGCAAAAGCCTTTGATGAACATCATCAATTAACCTCAAATGCTTCGTCCACAGTTGCTTCCATTGATCGTAAAATAGGTTTAAGTGATAAACTAAGTTTTGGAACAGCTGTTTTCAATGGAAAGGTGAGAGAGATGGATGAAAGGTATCAGCTTTCTGAAATGACAAAGTCTGCTATGGCTGCTGCAGAGCAAAAGGCAAGTAGTGCTGGATCTGCCATCATGAGCAATCCTTACGTAAAAAGTGGAGCTTCATGGTTTTCTAGTGCCTTTACTGCTATAGCAAAGGCAGCCGAGGATGTCAGCACGATGACCAAGGAAAAGGTTGAACAGGCTGTGGTGGAAAGGAACGAGATCATTTATGGTGAAAGGAAAGGGACTGTTGATGAATTTGCAAAGACGCACTTAGAGGAGGCTTCAGACATTGGCCCTGCAGTAGTTCCTGTTAATTCAGATGATGACAGAAAGCTGGCAACAATTTTATAA
- the LOC102669062 gene encoding homeobox protein knotted-1-like 12, whose translation MEARQIGGNGPGRKGVEGSDHVEIKENEEVLKKIIATHPLYEVLIQSHISCLKVGLIEAGEFDATSDAWKKLVNSKSKATPSPNTSELDHFMEAYCMALSKLQEAIEEPTKETNAFIRATYLQLKELNELN comes from the exons ATGGAAGCTAGACAAATTGGAGGAAATGGACCAGGGAGAAAGGGGGTTGAGGGAAGTGATCATGtagagatcaaagaaaatgaagagGTTCTAAAGAAGATTATTGCAACTCATCCTTTGTATGAAGTTTTGATTCAATCCCACATCAGCTGCTTGAAG GTGGGATTAATTGAAGCTGGAGAGTTTGATGCAACAAGTGATGCATGGAAGAAGCTGGTTAACTCGAAGTCCAAAGCAACTCCAAGTCCAAACACTTCAGAGTTAGATCACTTCATG GAAGCGTATTGCATGGCACTGAGCAAGCTGCAGGAAGCGATAGAGGAACCAACAAAAGAAACCAATGCTTTCATCAGAGCTACGTATCTTCAACTAAAGGAGCTCAATGAACTGAATTGA
- the LOC100812116 gene encoding alpha,alpha-trehalose-phosphate synthase [UDP-forming] 6 — protein sequence MVSKSYSNLLELASGEAPSFGYMNRRIPRIMTVAGLISDVDDDPVESVCSDPSSSTAHRDRIIMVANQLPIRAQRRPNGNNRSCWSFEWDENALLQLKDGLGDDDIEVIYVGCLKEEVHPSEQDEVSQTLLETFKCIPTFLPADQFTKYYHGFCKQQLWPLFHYMLPLSPELGGRFNRSLWQAYVSVNKIFADRIMEVINPEDDYVWIHDYHLMVLPTFLRKRFNRVKLGFFLHSPFPSSEIYKTLPVREEILRALLNSDLIGFHTFDYARHFLSCCSRMLGLTYESKRGYIGIEYYGRTVSIKILPVGIHLGQLQSVLRMPQTEEKVCELIRQFSDKGRTLLLGVDDMDIFKGISLKLLAMEQLLIQHPEYREKVVLVQIANPARGRGKDVKEVQAETKATVKRINETFGKPGYDPVILIEEPLKFYERVAYYVVAECCLVTAVRDGMNLIPYEYIISRQGNETLDKVLGLASSPKKKSMLVVSEFIGCSPSLSGAIRVNPWNIDAVADAMDSALEMADLEKELRHEKHYRYVSTHDVGYWARSFLQDLERTCSDHVRRRWWGIGFGLSFRVVALDPNFKKLSMEHIISAYKRTATRAILLDYDGTLMPQSSTIDKSPSSKSIEILSSLCRDKNNMVFLVSARSRKMLSEWFCPCENLGVAAEHGYFLRMKRDEEWETHVAATDTSWKQIAEPVMKLYTETTDGSTIEDKETALVWCYEDADPDFGSCQAKELLDHLESVLANEPVTVKSGQSNVEVKPQGVSKGLVATRLLSAMEEKGMCPDFVLCIGDDRSDEDMFEVITSSMGSPIAAKAEVFACTVCRKPSKAKYYLDDTTEIVRLLQGLACVSEQIDK from the exons ATGGTGTCAAAATCCTATTCAAACCTATTGGAGTTGGCCTCTGGAGAGGCTCCGTCATTTGGGTACATGAACAGGAGAATTCCAAGGATTATGACTGTGGCTGGGTTGATAtctgatgttgatgatgacCCAGTGGAGAGTGTGTGCTCTGATCCGTCGTCGTCAACCGCGCACCGAGACCGGATAATCATGGTGGCTAATCAGCTTCCCATAAGGGCTCAGAGGAGACCAAATGGGAATAATAGGAGTTGTTGGTCTTTTGAGTGGGATGAGAATGCACTTCTTCAGCTGAAAGATGGGTTAGGGGATGATGATATTGAGGTCATTTATGTTGGATGCCTTAAGGAGGAGGTTCATCCAAGTGAACAAGATGAAGTTTCACAGACACTTCTTGAGACCTTCAAGTGTATCCCGACTTTTCTCCCCGCTGACCAGTTTACTAAGTACTATCATGGTTTTTGCAAGCAGCAGTTGTGGCCACTGTTCCATTACATGTTGCCCTTGTCACCTGAGCTCGGTGGCAGGTTTAATAGGTCACTGTGGCAGGCTTATGTGTCAGTCAATAAAATTTTTGCAGATAGGATTATGGAAGTTATTAACCCTGAAGATGATTATGTGTGGATACACGATTATCATCTGATGGTGTTGCCGACTTTCTTGAGGAAGAGATTCAACAGGGTGAAACTGGGCTTCTTCCTTCACAGTCCATTCCCTTCATcagaaatatataaaacattgcCTGTTAGGGAAGAGATCCTGAGAGCCCTCCTTAATTCGGATTTGATCGGCTTCCACACTTTCGATTATGCGCGGCATTTCCTCTCCTGTTGTAGCCGGATGCTTGGCCTTACCTACGAATCCAAGCGGGGATATATTGGGATTGAGTACTATGGTAGGACTGTTAGTATCAAAATTCTTCCTGTCGGTATTCACTTGGGTCAGCTTCAATCGGTTTTGAGGATGCCTCAGACTGAAGAAAAAGTTTGCGAGCTCATTAGACAGTTTTCTGATAAAGGCAGGACATTGTTGCTTGGTGTGGATGACATGGATATTTTCAAGGGAATAAGTTTGAAGTTGTTGGCCATGGAGCAGCTTCTCATTCAGCATCCTGAGTATCGGGAAAAGGTGGTGCTGGTCCAGATAGCTAATCCTGCGAGGGGGCGAGGGAAAGATGTGAAAGAAGTGCAAGCCGAGACGAAGGCCACGGTGAAacgaattaatgaaacatttggGAAACCCGGGTATGATCCCGTCATTCTGATCGAGGAGCCTCTCAAGTTTTATGAGAGAGTTGCTTACTATGTTGTCGCGGAGTGTTGTTTAGTCACTGCAGTAAGGGATGGAATGAATCTCATACCGTATGAATATATCATCAGTCGTCAAGGAAATGAAACCTTGGATAAAGTTTTGGGTCTAGCTTCCTCCCCTAAGAAGAAAAGCATGTTAGTTGTGTCTGAATTCATTGGCTGTTCCCCATCTTTAAGTGGAGCAATCAGAGTGAACCCCTGGAATATTGATGCAGTAGCTGATGCAATGGACTCGGCGCTGGAAATGGCTGATTTGGAGAAGGAGCTTAGGCATGAAAAGCATTATAGATATGTTAGTACTCATGATGTCGGGTACTGGGCTCGAAGCTTCTTGCAAGATTTGGAAAGGACCTGTAGTGATCATGTGCGACGAAGGTGGTGGGGGATTGGTTTTGGATTAAGCTTTAGAGTTGTTGCGCTTGATCCAAACTTCAAGAAGCTCTCAATGGAGCACATAATTTCAGCTTACAAGCGGACGGCAACTAGGGCAATCCTTCTTGACTACGATGGTACACTAATGCCTCAATCATCCACCATTGATAAGAGTCCAAGCAgtaaatccattgaaattcttAGTAGTTTGTGTAGAGATAAGAACAACATGGTTTTCCTTGTTAGTGCTAGAAGCCGAAAGATGCTTTCTGAATGGTTTTGTCCTTGTGAGAATCTGGGAGTTGCAGCTGAGCATGGTTACTTTCTAAG AATGAAGCGAGATGAAGAGTGGGAAACACATGTTGCGGCAACAGACACTAGTTGGAAACAAATTGCAGAACCTGTAATGAAACTTTATACTGAAACAACCGATGGATCCACCATTGAAGACAAAGAGACTGCACTTGTTTGGTGCTATGAGGATGCAGATCCAGACTTTGGATCATGCCAAGCTAAGGAACTTCTCGATCATCTTGAAAGTGTGCTTGCAAATGAACCAGTAACGGTCAAGAGTGGCCAGAGCAATGTAGAGGTTAAACCACAG GGTGTTAGCAAGGGACTAGTGGCCACACGCCTACTTTCTGCCATGGAAGAAAAGGGGATGTGCCctgattttgttttgtgtatagGCGATGACAGGTCTGATGAAGACATGTTTGAGGTAATCACCAGTTCGATGGGGAGTCCGATCGCGGCAAAGGCCGAGGTATTCGCGTGCACGGTTTGTCGAAAACCCAGTAAGGCTAAGTACTACCTGGATGATACAACTGAAATAGTGAGATTGCTTCAGGGCTTAGCCTGTGTTTCAGAACAAATAGACAAATAG
- the LOC100812665 gene encoding Binding partner of ACD11 1-like, whose protein sequence is MSAMVEHTDQRAEAIPQSTAAPNWTIHVSDIKTVKVSNISLVTFKKDIEEFFSFSGDIRYIEMQRESGHTQVAYVTFKDTQGADTAVLLTGSKIGDLYVTITPVEKYQLPPEALPSSPTNQSPDAVKKAEDVMSTMLAKGFILGKDAINKAKAFDEHHQLTSNASSTVASIDRKIGLSDKLSFGTAVFNGKVREMDERYQLSEMTKSAMAAAEQKASSAGSAIMSNPYVKSGASWFSSAFTAIAKAAEDVSTMTKEKVEQAVVERNEIIYGERKGTVDEFAKTHLEEASDIGPAVVPVNSDDDRKLATIL, encoded by the exons ATGTCG GCCATGGTGGAACATACGGATCAAAGAGCTGAAGCTATTCCCCAATCCACAGCTGCACCAAATTGGACTATTCATGTGTCAGAC ATAAAAACAGTTAAGGTTAGCAACATATCATTGGTTACTTTCAAGAAGGACATTGAAGAATTCTTTTCATTCTCAGGTGATATTCGATATATTGAGATGCAAAG GGAAAGTGGTCACACTCAGGTTGCTTATGTTACATTCAAGGATACACAGGGAGCAGACACGGCAGTTCTCTTAACG gGTTCCAAGATAGGTGATCTATATGTCACCATCACACCTGTGGAGAAGTATCAGCTGCCCCCTGAAGCACTTCCCTCAAGTCCA ACAAACCAAAGCCCTGATGCAGTTAAGAAGGCTGAAGATGTAATGAGCACCATGCTTGCTAAGGGTTTCATTTTAGGAAAGGATGCTATCAACAAGGCAAAAGCCTTTGATGAACATCATCAATTAACCTCAAATGCTTCGTCCACAGTTGCTTCCATTGATCGTAAAATAGGTTTAAGTGATAAACTAAGTTTTGGAACAGCTGTTTTCAATGGAAAGGTGAGAGAGATGGATGAAAGGTATCAGCTTTCTGAAATGACAAAGTCTGCTATGGCTGCTGCAGAGCAAAAGGCAAGTAGTGCTGGATCTGCCATCATGAGCAATCCTTACGTAAAAAGTGGAGCTTCATGGTTTTCTAGTGCCTTTACTGCTATAGCAAAGGCAGCCGAGGATGTCAGCACGATGACCAAGGAAAAGGTTGAACAGGCTGTGGTGGAAAGGAACGAGATCATTTATGGTGAAAGGAAAGGGACTGTTGATGAATTTGCAAAGACGCACTTAGAGGAGGCTTCAGACATTGGCCCTGCAGTAGTTCCTGTTAATTCAGATGATGACAGAAAGCTGGCAACAATTTTATAA